Below is a genomic region from Syntrophales bacterium.
TCTATGCCTGCATGGGCGATCTTTACACAAAAAAAGGGCTGGCAGACGAAGCGGAGCTGTTTTATCGGAAGTTCACCGCCCTGAATCCGGCGTCGTCTCCGGCGCTCGATTCGGCAGTTAGACTGAAGGAAATAGGGGCGCTTGCCGAAGCGGATGACTATGAACGAGGTGAGGAGGAGGGGGAAAACTCTGACGTGTTCCCCGATTTTGGGACAGTGACCTTGGCCGAGCTTTATATCCGTCAGGGCCATCTCCCGATGGCCGAAGAGATGCTGGAGAAGATAACAGGTCGCGATCCCCAAAACGAGCGGGCGGGGGCGCTGCTGCAGGATGTCCGCGCCCGTCTTGGCAAGAAAGCGGTCGGGCAAAAAAATGCAGGGGTCATAGTTGAGCTTGCGCGCTGGCTGGAAAATATAGGGAATTTGCGCCGCCATGCAGCCTGAACCGGATGTCTATAGAAAGAGAGCAGAGCGTCTTCGCAGCCTTGCGGAAGCGGATTACCTGATTATTTTAGACGAAAGCAATATCCGTTATCTGACCGGTTTTACCGGCGGCGACGGGGCGCTGCTGCTTGGTCCTGTCTGGATGACCCTGCTGGTGGACGGGCGTTATATAACGCAGGCTGGACTTGAGACAAAGAATCTGGAAATAAGCGAGTTCAAAAACCGGACAGAGGTAATATCCGCCGTTTTCCAGGAGCGGGGCGCCAGTTGCATAGGGTTTGAGTCTTCAGCCGTTTCCTATGGAGAATATCTGCGACTGCGGGATTCGCTGCCGCAGGCAACGCTTCAGCCCCTGGGCAGTAGTCTCGATTTACTGCGGGCCGTCAAGGACGATGCAGAAGTGGGCGAGATAAAAAAGGCGATACGGGTAGCAGAAAAAGCATTGACAGATGTAATTAGTTTGATTAAACCGGGCGTCACGGAAGCGGAGCTCGCCGTTGAGCTTGAATACCGGATGCGTCGGGGCGGCGCTGAAAGGATGTCCTTCGAGACGATTGTCGCGACGGGGCCGGATGCGGCCCTTCCCCACGCAGCACCGGGAAAAAGAAGGATTGCGGACGGGGATTTTGTCCTGATCGATTATGGCGCGGTTGTTAACGGATACCATTCGGATGAGACGCGGACTTTTTGTGTCGGTTCTCCCTCGCCCAAACAGCGGGAGGCTTACCAGTTCGTTATGGAGGCTCATGACCGTGCTCTCGGGGCAATCCGGGCCGGTGTTTCCTGCGGCGAGATAGACGGCGTTGCCCGATCTTTTCTCGCAGAGAAGGGGCTGGACCGGTATTTTTCCCATGGCGCCGGTCATGGCGTGGGGCTGGCGATTCACGAGCCGCCCCGGCTGTCCACGGGCAGGGCGGATATCTTGGAGGTCGGGATGGTGGTTACGGTCGAGCCAGGGGTGTATTTCCCCGGGGAATGGGGCATCAGGATCGAGGATATGGCGCTTGTGGGGAAGGATAGCTGCGAGGTTTTGACCACCCCAGGCGTTGGTCTTGTAGAGCTGTAGCCTCCTTGCTTATTTTCTTTGGGGCGATGGCTTTATGGGGAGTTTCTTACAAAAACAGGATGATGAATTATGAAAATATTTCCGGATGATCTGCTGTACAGTCGCGAGCATTTCTGGGTAAGGGTGGATGGTGATCTGGCAACCATCGGCCTTACGGATCATGGCCAGGATAAACTGGGAGAGATTGTTTCGCTGGATCTTCCTGAAACGGACTCGTACGTCGAATGGAACGAGCCGTTTGGGAGCATTGAATCTTCCGGCACGACCATTGACCTGATAGCCCCGGTAAGCGGCGTTGTGATGAATGTCAATGACGATATCACCGACGATGCGGGCGTCATCAACAGTGATCCCTATGATACCGGCTGGCTGCTTGTGGTGGAGATGGAGGATCAGTCAGAACTGGACGATCTCCTTGATGCCGCGGCTTACCAGGATTTTGTGCTCCAGGAGGGCGATCTTGATTAGGGCCTGTCCACAAATAACCTGGGCAAGATTGCGCTCAGATTTGGGTTAGATTTGGTTGCGGCGATTGAACAAAACCGCAGACGTAGCAGCGCTACGTTGAGGATTTTGCGATTGAGCCACAGCCAAAGATGGCCCAAAGATGAGATGCAAGATGTTCAGGTTATTTGTGGATAGGCACTTAGCCGGCGTTATCGGCCGAAACAGCCGTAGAATTGGAAAAATAAGACGCAATGGATATAAAATCTGTAATCAAGGAAGAGGTGCTTGCCCATCAGGCGTATCCGGTAGAAAACGCCCTGTATCCGGTCAAGCTCGATGCGAATGAAAATCCGCTGACGATTTCCGCAGGGCTGCGGGCGAAGTTTGCGGCCCGGCTGACGGAAATTTCCCTCAACCGCTATCCGGAGGCGGGCGCGCCAATCTTGACTGGCCGCTTTGCCGAAAGTTTCGGCGTTGCGGCGGATCAGGTCATTATCGGCAACGGTTCAGACGAACTGATTCAGATTCTCTGCAGCGCGGTGGCTCGCCCGGG
It encodes:
- a CDS encoding Xaa-Pro peptidase family protein yields the protein MQPEPDVYRKRAERLRSLAEADYLIILDESNIRYLTGFTGGDGALLLGPVWMTLLVDGRYITQAGLETKNLEISEFKNRTEVISAVFQERGASCIGFESSAVSYGEYLRLRDSLPQATLQPLGSSLDLLRAVKDDAEVGEIKKAIRVAEKALTDVISLIKPGVTEAELAVELEYRMRRGGAERMSFETIVATGPDAALPHAAPGKRRIADGDFVLIDYGAVVNGYHSDETRTFCVGSPSPKQREAYQFVMEAHDRALGAIRAGVSCGEIDGVARSFLAEKGLDRYFSHGAGHGVGLAIHEPPRLSTGRADILEVGMVVTVEPGVYFPGEWGIRIEDMALVGKDSCEVLTTPGVGLVEL
- the gcvH gene encoding glycine cleavage system protein GcvH, with product MKIFPDDLLYSREHFWVRVDGDLATIGLTDHGQDKLGEIVSLDLPETDSYVEWNEPFGSIESSGTTIDLIAPVSGVVMNVNDDITDDAGVINSDPYDTGWLLVVEMEDQSELDDLLDAAAYQDFVLQEGDLD